In a genomic window of Amblyomma americanum isolate KBUSLIRL-KWMA chromosome 4, ASM5285725v1, whole genome shotgun sequence:
- the LOC144128081 gene encoding NADH dehydrogenase [ubiquinone] 1 alpha subcomplex assembly factor 8, whose translation MVAMNSVQKARQRLNSYPDAFFKCSKEAVLYGKCVVAADDLKMNDCAKEFQELRNCIRKHVKRPGKL comes from the exons ATGGTCGCGATGAACTCGGTGCAAAAAGCCCGACAGCGATTAAATTCATACCCGGATGCGTTCTTCAAGTGCTCCAAAGAG GCTGTGCTTTACGGGAAGTGTGTCGTCGCGGCGGACGACCTGAAGATGAACGACTGCGCGAAGGAGTTCCAGGAGCTCAGAAATTGCATCCGCAAACAC GTCAAGAGGCCAGGAAAGTTATGA